In a genomic window of Amblyomma americanum isolate KBUSLIRL-KWMA chromosome 4, ASM5285725v1, whole genome shotgun sequence:
- the LOC144130079 gene encoding uncharacterized protein LOC144130079, which translates to MMSSKSLLVAIVVLAALCSLVAAQYGFGGGFGRGYGGGFGRGFGGYGGYGRGFGGGYGRGFGGYGRGFYG; encoded by the coding sequence ATGATGAGCAGCAAGTCCCTCCTGGTCGCCATTGTGGTGCTGGCCGCCCTGTGCAGTCTGGTCGCCGCCCAGTACGGCTTCGGTGGAGGCTTCGGTCGCGGCTACGGAGGTGGCTTCGGCCGCGGATTCGGAGGCTACGGGGGCTACGGCCGTGGCTTTGGAGGAGGATATGGCCGTGGATTCGGAGGATACGGCCGCGGTTTCTACGGCTGA
- the LOC144129467 gene encoding uncharacterized protein LOC144129467 has protein sequence MNKLLASTFKHHQQSKHLYFRLICWNGSAPAFYGLPKIHKPGVPLRPIVDFTTSPLRALSAYLHRFLSPLTGNPSTHVRNSSHFVERLSHVQLEADECVVSFNVVSLFTSVLVPFAAPAAKQALEVDADLSTRTSLNPEELCRLLEFCLSSTAFSFRGEFYKQTSSAAISVTAANLTMEAIEEDALMSLQEKPKVFIRYTDDCFCILKT, from the coding sequence ATGAACAAACTTTTAGCGTCAACCTTCAAGCACCACCAGCAATCAAAACACCTATACTTTCGCTTGATCTGCTGGAACGGCTCAGCACCGGCCTTTTACGGACTGCCAAAAATTCATAAACCTGGCGTTCCGCTGCGCCCTATCGTCGATTTCACCACCTCACCGCTTAGGGCACTCTCGGCCTACCTCCACCGATTCCTATCGCCCCTGACAGGCAACCCATCAACCCACGTGCGCAACTCCAGCCATTTCGTCGAACGTCTTTCCCACGTACAACTGGAAGCGGACGAGTGCGTGGTTTCATTCAATGTGGTCTCGCTCTTTACCAGCGTTCTTGTGCCCTTTGCCGCTCCTGCAGCGAAGCAAGCCCTCGAAGTGGACGCTGACCTAAGTACCAGGACGAGCCTGAACCCAGAGGAACTCTGCCGGCTTTTGGAGTTTTGCCTAAGCAGCACAGCTTTTTCTTTCAGGGGAGAATTTTATAAGCAGACCAGCAGTGCCGCGATCTCAGTGACTGCTGCCAACCTGACGATGGAGGCCATCGAAGAGGACGCACTGATGTCGCTCCAAGAAAAACCAAAAGTTTTCATTCGTTACactgacgactgtttctgcattctgAAGACATAG